One Lysinibacillus sp. OF-1 DNA segment encodes these proteins:
- the ssuE gene encoding NADPH-dependent FMN reductase codes for MTKAVILNGSNSKNSRVTAIHEKVENHFIARGIEVHSNYVHELPATDLLTANFASKEIQAENAHVEEADFIVILTPIYKASYTGILKTYLDLLPQKALLGKIVLPIAVGGSIGHLLALEYALKPVLAVLGATSITHSVYIVDKQIIRLEEGGFAIEEEASSRLEAVLEQLQKVLIVN; via the coding sequence ATGACAAAAGCAGTTATTTTGAATGGGAGCAATTCGAAAAATTCTAGAGTTACAGCCATTCATGAAAAGGTGGAAAATCATTTTATTGCGCGAGGAATAGAGGTACATTCCAATTATGTACATGAACTACCAGCTACCGATTTACTCACTGCCAATTTTGCCAGTAAGGAAATCCAAGCAGAAAATGCGCATGTTGAGGAAGCTGATTTTATTGTCATACTAACCCCTATTTATAAAGCTTCCTATACAGGTATTTTGAAGACCTACTTGGATTTACTGCCTCAAAAAGCCTTGCTTGGGAAGATCGTACTTCCTATTGCTGTAGGAGGTTCAATCGGTCATTTATTGGCATTAGAATATGCATTAAAGCCAGTTTTAGCTGTGCTTGGAGCAACATCAATTACCCATTCTGTTTATATTGTGGATAAACAAATTATTCGCCTTGAGGAAGGTGGCTTTGCGATTGAAGAAGAGGCTAGCAGCAGATTGGAAGCGGTGTTAGAACAATTACAGAAAGTGTTAATCGTTAATTAA